AACTAAACATAACCAGATAACATAAAGGCCTAAATAAAGGAagttttcttcattctttgATATCTTTTGTCCCAAAAAATGCATCAGATGGTGCAATCGAATTGCATCACCTCAATCCCAACGGTTTTTGTCGGCCCATTTCAAATGACAATTTTCTACCCCTAATTTGACAGTTGAAATGCCGTTTGtcagggagaaaaaaaaaacaaaaaccatcctTGTGCTGTCATCTACCTCAAAACATTCGCATCGCATATATTGTAGGGTAAACACATCGAAATAAAGCGTCTTGGAAATAGTTTTGTGATAAAAAGAATTAACCGAACCACCAACTATGACGACCGCTGCCCGTCCGACATTCGATCCCGCGCGCGGTGGTAGTGGCCGTGGCGAGAAGGATCTAAGCGCCCTTTCCAAACAGTACAGCAGTCGTGATCTGCCCGGACACACAAAGCTCAAGTACCGTGACCAAGGCCAAAGCACCAGCGAAGAGCTACGCAACCGGGACTTCCGCGAGGAGCTCGAGAAGCGTGAACGCGATAACAAACAGGGCAAAGGATCGGCCGTACAGACTGCACGCCGTGCCATAGAGCAACAGGGCTCGGGCAGTGTGAGCGGCAGCACCAAACGCCAGAAGCTGGATGCGCCACAGAACTTGGACGCGGATGATCCGGTTGATAGCGAAAACTCGGACACAGATTCGGATGAGGATGATACTGCCGCACTACTAGCCGAGCTGAACAAAATCAAGCAAGAACGAGCGGCCGAAACGGCGAAAAAGGAGCGTAGCAAGCAGCAGGAAGAGGAACGCATCCGGATGGAAAATATACTGTCGGGCAATCCGCTGCTGAACTATTCTTCCACTGCCAAAGCGGAAATGAAGGTGAAACGCCGGTGGGACGATGATGTGGTGTTTAAGAATTGTGCCCGTTCCGAACCGGAGAAGAAGGCGAACCAGTTTGTAAATGATTCCTTGCGATCTGATTTCCACAAAAAGTTTATGGATAAATATATTAAGTAAAGCTAACGGCGTAAATACATAACATACGGTTCTTTCCCACGTTTCTGCGGGTTTgtctgtaaaaataaatatctgtTTCATCATTCGAAGGGGTAATTGGTTGAGAAGTTTAcctttaaaatacttttttctcAAACGACAAGAAAAAGCAAAGCGTTATTTAATATGGTACGAGTTCCCATCCTTGATTTATTCCTCGCTTAGAGTTTTCGAACCAGATTCAGTGCCGAATGcagtgaaaatgttttttccaacataaaaGTTAGAcgttttttggggtttttgtttgaatacgatttgatttccctttttgtttgttcctaAAATACTCGGTTTGCTTCTTACCATGGTACGCATTCAAGCTTTTATACATCTATAGTCttagtttttaaattccttCGTACATgccaaccatcatcacaataacACACGAACCACACGGATGTAAGGAAGATACATTCTTCCCATAATAGGACCGTTCCGTAATCATCAACGGGACACGCACGGGAAACGTGCTACTCCCGGGGGTCCCTTACGGCATTTGTTGACATAAAGAAGATGTATGATAAAGAAACTCATAGGTTAGGGCTACAAGTTTCTTAGTAAATGTAAAACTTTGTTAAGGTtgagaaaattcaattcatgCAGCCAGCTAGAGAAGCAAACGAACGAGCAACTGTGGCACTGTTTCGCTACTACACAGCCGGACTAAAGTAAAATGGCAtatcgttctttttttattcaacaattATCTCCTGACTCTTACTTAGACTACCGTGTTAGCTTCATGCGTTACGTTAAGTTCTAAAATATGGTAAAGAATTGATGATCGTGtttaagtgtgtgtttttcccctCATGGCACTGATCATAATAACCTATACCCTAAGCCTGTTAAAATTTAGATGACTGCCAGAGAGATATGGACTGTTCGACTGCCGTTAAATAATGAACTTATCATCCCTGTCTTAAGCCTAGTATGGAGTTCACAGTACGATCATTCGTTTGTGGGACCCCGATCATACATCCATTCAAACACACCGAGAAACGTTTTATAAAACGTAGACACTAATATGCGGGAACTAATGGTCCCTCTTTCCCCTAATCAATCGAGGAAAAGgaccttttccctttttttcactGCTGCAAATcaaggtaaataaaaacagtaaaaataaaGATACACTAGCAGAATCAAGTGTTTaaaatcgaataaattaaaaattaaatagtgAAAGAACaaacttaacaaaaaaaaaaacattgcaacaCAATTGAAATTGGTGAACGTAAATACTAGCTTGAACCTCCTCGGTGGGGGATAAAAATTAAGTATATAATATTTCTTGTATTGATTCGCGATTTAATTTAACGCGAATTTAACTTTAAAACAATCTCACTTATTCGTTAGAAATGGTATGGCCATCGAATTACGTAAAAATTTGGTTTCATTCTTTGGAGAAGGTTACattacagggaaatgcaaatcatAGAGTGCGGCGACTTCTTGACAGATTTTTTGGTCAATTTTTGAGTTTACGCTCAAGTTTACGTGTACCGTGGCTTATAGCATATCAATTGGACACGCTTCCAAAACTATTTTTGGTGATTCTgtacctttttcttcttgacttaagttggatagtcagtactCACTGCGGATGAACAGCTCGTATGAGTTTTGAaacccggttctgccgtgtgaagaatgATCTTGCTCATTCGTTAAGGCTCGCTGTACCCTGTCATTTGCATTACCCTGCACATACATGGCAtagaataaattatgaatttGTTAGTTTACTGTAAAAATCGGCAAGCAATGCATCATCAATTCGCTGAATTTATGTACAAGTACAGTACTAAGACGGTACCTCCTAGGAACCGATATCTGGCGATATCTCCACACTTTAATCCAAAGCACCCATATGGATGCGTACAGTACGGTCGCCGGGtatgccagaaaaaaaaaccccttagtTACGATGCTAAAAATACCTTAGCTAGCATTCCGGATGCCACAGTCAGTTAGGGAACCCAGCTCCGGCGTACATTGTAAAGGAAACGGTGACACGGAACTGAGCGCAGCAGACCCACTGGAACGATCCTTCGCTGTACCGTTCTTCCGCCGTCCGGTCGATGGCACTACCGGGGTCGTGTCCAGTTCTACTGCCTGCTGCACATCGGCCGACGTTAGGAAC
This genomic window from Anopheles maculipalpis chromosome 2RL, idAnoMacuDA_375_x, whole genome shotgun sequence contains:
- the LOC126556301 gene encoding protein CWC15 homolog, producing MTTAARPTFDPARGGSGRGEKDLSALSKQYSSRDLPGHTKLKYRDQGQSTSEELRNRDFREELEKRERDNKQGKGSAVQTARRAIEQQGSGSVSGSTKRQKLDAPQNLDADDPVDSENSDTDSDEDDTAALLAELNKIKQERAAETAKKERSKQQEEERIRMENILSGNPLLNYSSTAKAEMKVKRRWDDDVVFKNCARSEPEKKANQFVNDSLRSDFHKKFMDKYIK